TTCACGGCCCGTTGTCAGGCGGCGGGCGTGGAGCGGGAGGTGAGTCTGTTTCTGCTCCAGTCGCAGCCGGTGGCGGTGGGGGATTTCGTCATGGTGCACGTGGGCTATGCCATCCAGAAGGTGGGAGAGGCCGAAGCCCGCTCCGCCTGGGAACTCCTCGATGGTCTGCGCGCGCAGGACGGCGATGCATGAGCTGTCCGTCTGCCAGGCGCTGCTGGCGCAGGTTGCGGCCGTG
The nucleotide sequence above comes from Thiobacter sp. AK1. Encoded proteins:
- a CDS encoding HypC/HybG/HupF family hydrogenase formation chaperone; amino-acid sequence: MIDGGFPLQAGSMCLGIPMQVVAIDGFTARCQAAGVEREVSLFLLQSQPVAVGDFVMVHVGYAIQKVGEAEARSAWELLDGLRAQDGDA